The proteins below come from a single Natrinema sp. SYSU A 869 genomic window:
- a CDS encoding GNAT family N-acetyltransferase: protein MTAQDSNRGPHATVISDYDFEYYDETIDRHVGFRPVSLEHDLGRLHAWLGSDHVTPYWDLDEPLPEFRETLREKLADDHQTLYVGCLDHVPMSYWERYWAAEDDLAVYYDAEPADQGIHLLIGPEEYLGEGYAVPLLRAMLAFQFSHPETDRVVAEPDARNEAALATMERCGLESHREFDFPEEEKTAALTVCTRERFEREIWPPTADEADARPPEVTDDD, encoded by the coding sequence ATGACGGCACAAGACTCGAATCGGGGCCCCCACGCGACGGTCATCTCGGACTACGACTTCGAGTACTACGACGAGACGATCGACCGGCACGTTGGCTTCCGGCCGGTCTCGCTCGAGCACGACCTCGGCCGCCTGCACGCGTGGCTGGGGTCGGACCACGTCACGCCCTACTGGGACCTCGACGAGCCGCTGCCCGAGTTCCGGGAGACGCTCCGGGAGAAGCTCGCGGACGACCACCAGACGCTGTACGTCGGCTGTCTGGACCACGTTCCGATGAGTTACTGGGAGCGCTACTGGGCCGCCGAGGACGATCTGGCGGTGTACTACGACGCCGAGCCGGCCGATCAGGGGATTCACCTCCTGATCGGTCCCGAGGAGTACCTCGGCGAAGGGTACGCGGTCCCCCTGCTCCGCGCGATGCTCGCGTTCCAGTTCAGCCATCCCGAGACCGACCGAGTCGTCGCCGAACCTGACGCCCGCAACGAGGCGGCTCTCGCGACCATGGAACGGTGTGGCCTCGAGTCTCATCGTGAATTCGATTTCCCGGAAGAAGAAAAGACCGCGGCCCTTACCGTCTGTACGCGCGAGCGGTTCGAACGCGAGATCTGGCCGCCGACCGCCGACGAAGCGGACGCGCGACCGCCTGAGGTGACCGACGATGACTGA
- a CDS encoding IucA/IucC family protein, whose protein sequence is MTPRPPTRTTPTDEQRVDATRVARDATVHSFLNCYCHETGAGEFVAAADVPIDRSSASGLVLQFPLANQGIDCFVPVEYRSPTGRHRFDLPAYYRARASGADGTGGDSDPIELDYATLATLVTKELELARGADPNRDDLLERVVRSCRNVERYVDARAGDGETLYGTDFTFREAEQSLVFGHLRHPTPKSRRGMERDAERYAPELEGSFRLHYVRADADIVESESARDDSAAAWVREALQEDPAVDESVLEGSLTDNDVLLPVHPWQADRLLERSDVQDLVAAGKLESLGPLGREFYPTTSVRTLYAPDSPFMVKGSLAVEITNSLRTNKRPELERGVAVSDLLATELGDDLRDRYPDFDVVRDPAYLTIDPDALDADGDESGFEVVLRENPFRGEDARRATPVVALCQDAIGDEISRLGRIVASIAEREGRDTAAVSEEWFRRYLSISVRPLLWLYLERGIGLEAHQQNSVLTLDEAGYPDEFRYRDNQGYYFPEDAYDRIEAVCPGIGERADSICSDAVADERIRYYVLLNNALGVINAFGTAGLIAEGRLLDVLREELESLQEFDRPGTSILDPLLESDTVPCKANLLTRFRGLDELDAPSLDEQSVYADVRNPLVDRPAADDSADSTDAPEAAEPEANR, encoded by the coding sequence ATGACTCCACGACCACCGACACGGACGACGCCGACTGACGAACAACGCGTCGATGCGACGCGAGTCGCACGCGATGCGACAGTGCACAGCTTCCTGAACTGCTACTGCCACGAGACTGGTGCCGGCGAGTTCGTCGCCGCTGCGGACGTGCCGATCGACCGCTCATCGGCGAGCGGGCTGGTCCTGCAGTTCCCGCTGGCGAACCAGGGGATCGACTGCTTCGTTCCCGTCGAGTATCGGTCCCCGACGGGTCGCCACCGATTCGATCTACCCGCCTACTACCGTGCCAGAGCCAGCGGGGCCGACGGAACCGGCGGCGACAGCGATCCGATCGAACTGGACTACGCGACGCTCGCGACGCTCGTGACGAAGGAACTCGAGCTCGCACGCGGCGCGGACCCGAACCGCGATGACCTCCTCGAGCGGGTCGTCCGTTCCTGCCGGAACGTCGAGCGATACGTCGACGCCCGCGCTGGCGACGGCGAGACCCTGTACGGAACGGACTTTACCTTCCGCGAGGCCGAACAATCGCTCGTCTTCGGCCACCTCCGCCATCCGACGCCGAAGAGCCGCCGGGGAATGGAGCGCGACGCAGAGCGCTATGCCCCGGAACTCGAGGGCTCGTTCCGACTCCACTACGTTCGCGCGGACGCCGACATCGTCGAGAGCGAGTCCGCGCGCGACGACTCCGCTGCCGCGTGGGTCCGTGAGGCCCTCCAGGAGGATCCGGCCGTCGACGAGTCGGTCCTCGAGGGTTCCCTCACCGACAACGACGTTCTTCTGCCGGTTCACCCGTGGCAGGCCGACCGTCTGCTCGAGCGATCCGATGTCCAGGACCTCGTCGCTGCGGGGAAACTCGAGTCGCTCGGTCCACTGGGTCGCGAGTTCTATCCGACGACGTCCGTGCGGACGCTGTACGCGCCGGATTCCCCGTTCATGGTCAAGGGATCGCTCGCGGTCGAGATCACGAACTCGCTGCGGACGAACAAGCGGCCGGAACTCGAGCGCGGCGTCGCGGTTTCGGACCTGCTGGCGACCGAACTCGGCGACGACCTGCGTGACCGATACCCCGACTTCGACGTGGTTCGGGATCCGGCCTACCTGACGATCGATCCGGACGCGCTGGATGCCGACGGCGACGAGTCCGGCTTCGAGGTCGTCCTCCGGGAGAATCCATTCCGGGGCGAGGACGCTCGGCGGGCGACGCCCGTCGTCGCGCTCTGTCAGGACGCGATCGGGGACGAGATCTCTCGTCTCGGCCGCATCGTCGCCTCGATCGCCGAGCGCGAGGGTCGTGACACCGCCGCCGTCAGCGAGGAGTGGTTCCGCCGTTATCTCTCGATCTCGGTCCGGCCGTTGCTGTGGCTCTACCTCGAGCGGGGGATCGGCCTCGAAGCCCACCAACAGAACAGCGTCCTCACACTGGACGAAGCGGGCTACCCCGACGAGTTCCGCTATCGAGACAATCAGGGCTACTACTTCCCTGAGGACGCCTACGACCGGATCGAGGCCGTCTGTCCCGGCATCGGCGAGCGGGCAGACTCGATCTGTTCCGACGCGGTCGCCGATGAGCGGATCCGCTACTACGTCCTGCTCAACAACGCCCTCGGCGTGATCAACGCCTTCGGGACCGCGGGGCTCATTGCGGAAGGTCGGCTGCTCGACGTCCTCCGCGAGGAACTCGAGTCGCTCCAGGAGTTCGACCGGCCCGGCACGTCGATTCTGGACCCGCTGCTCGAGTCGGATACCGTGCCCTGCAAGGCGAATCTGCTGACTCGCTTCCGCGGACTGGACGAACTCGACGCGCCATCGCTCGACGAGCAGTCGGTCTATGCCGACGTGCGGAACCCGCTGGTCGATCGACCGGCAGCGGACGATTCCGCGGACTCGACTGACGCGCCGGAAGCGGCGGAGCCGGAGGCGAACCGATGA
- a CDS encoding aspartate aminotransferase family protein, with translation MTNDGLAGQRRSIPDEPTPPAAASAFLGDSDGNAAYDDAIDRARECLHESFATAEGPYAGTDHETLRERIDELSVFPDEGEPLAAVLETVGEDVLADSVRVHDPGCVAHLHCPPAIPALAAELLLSGTNQSMDSFDQAPAASVLEERVVDACCDLFDYPSGADGVFTGGGTESNFLGLLLARDWYCQTRFDRDVQTAGVPPEATDLRLCCSEAAHFTAKQAAHHLGLGEDAVVTVATDDDQRIDLAALDETLERLKADGRHPFAIVGTAGTTDFGSIDPLAALADRAAERDLWFHVDAAYGGACAISDRLRPKLAGIDRADSIAVDFHKLFYQPISCGAFLLRDGDRYRFLERNATYLNPERDDAAGVPNLVSKSTRTTRRFDALKPFVTFNTLGRTGVADCVEYVCDLADAVAAEIRAEPALELCCEPELSAVIFRYRPDRSSEHIEENERGNGTTAAAVDRVNRAVRDELLADGEVVLARTEVDGTAALKFTLLNPKTTLSDLRDALEAIVDRGEALECDRKVTDSA, from the coding sequence ATGACGAACGACGGGCTCGCCGGGCAGCGCCGTTCGATCCCCGACGAGCCGACGCCGCCGGCCGCCGCGAGTGCGTTCCTCGGCGATTCCGACGGAAACGCTGCCTACGATGACGCGATCGACCGGGCACGCGAGTGTCTCCACGAGTCGTTTGCAACGGCCGAGGGGCCGTACGCGGGGACCGATCATGAGACGCTTCGCGAGCGGATCGACGAACTATCAGTCTTCCCCGACGAGGGCGAACCGCTCGCAGCCGTCCTCGAGACGGTCGGCGAGGACGTGCTCGCGGACTCGGTCCGGGTCCACGATCCCGGCTGCGTCGCCCACCTCCACTGCCCGCCGGCCATCCCGGCGCTCGCCGCGGAGCTGTTGCTCTCCGGGACGAACCAGTCGATGGACTCGTTCGATCAGGCCCCCGCGGCGTCCGTGCTGGAGGAACGCGTCGTCGACGCGTGCTGTGATCTGTTCGACTATCCGTCCGGCGCGGACGGCGTCTTCACTGGCGGCGGCACGGAGTCGAATTTCCTCGGCTTACTGCTGGCTCGCGACTGGTACTGCCAGACGCGGTTCGATCGAGACGTTCAGACCGCGGGAGTACCACCCGAGGCGACGGACCTCCGCCTGTGCTGTTCGGAGGCCGCCCACTTCACAGCGAAGCAGGCGGCTCACCACCTCGGGCTCGGCGAGGACGCGGTCGTCACGGTGGCGACCGACGACGATCAACGGATCGACCTCGCAGCACTGGACGAGACGCTCGAGCGACTCAAGGCCGACGGTCGCCATCCGTTCGCGATCGTCGGCACCGCTGGCACGACGGACTTCGGCAGTATCGACCCGCTTGCGGCACTGGCGGATCGGGCCGCCGAGCGCGACCTCTGGTTCCACGTCGACGCCGCCTACGGCGGCGCGTGTGCGATCAGCGACCGCCTCCGCCCGAAGCTCGCGGGGATCGACCGCGCCGATTCGATCGCCGTCGACTTCCACAAGCTGTTCTACCAGCCGATCAGCTGCGGGGCCTTCCTGTTGCGTGACGGCGACCGCTATCGGTTCCTCGAGCGCAACGCGACCTACCTCAATCCCGAGCGCGACGATGCAGCGGGGGTCCCGAACCTCGTCTCGAAGTCGACTCGGACGACCCGTCGGTTCGACGCGCTGAAGCCGTTCGTGACGTTCAACACCCTGGGTCGGACGGGCGTGGCCGACTGCGTCGAGTATGTCTGCGACCTGGCCGACGCTGTCGCCGCCGAGATCCGGGCCGAGCCAGCGCTGGAACTGTGCTGTGAGCCCGAACTGAGCGCGGTGATCTTCCGGTATCGGCCGGACCGATCGAGCGAGCACATCGAGGAGAATGAGCGGGGCAACGGAACTACCGCGGCCGCCGTCGACCGCGTGAACCGTGCCGTCCGCGATGAACTGCTGGCCGACGGCGAGGTCGTGCTCGCTCGCACCGAAGTCGACGGCACTGCCGCACTGAAGTTCACCCTTTTGAACCCGAAAACGACGCTCTCGGACCTTCGAGACGCCCTTGAAGCGATCGTCGACCGCGGTGAGGCGCTCGAATGCGACCGAAAGGTAACCGATTCCGCATGA
- a CDS encoding diaminobutyrate--2-oxoglutarate transaminase, with the protein MTDGRSSAEHLLAQQARRESNARTYPRSLPLAIERAEGTILEDVDGNEYVDCLAGAGTLALGHNHPAVVERMEELLERGQAIHTLDLTSPVKERFVDRLLESLPEEFAENATVQFCSPAGTDAVEAALKLVKTATGNRSMLAFQGGYHGMTNGALSLMGDTAAKEPIPGLMPDVHHLPFPYEFRCPFGLGGTDCWQTSAEYVERTLSNPDSGIVDPAGMILEPVQGEGGAVPAPAEWLQEMRRVTREHDVPLIVDEIQTGLGRTGELYGIEHADIVPDVMTLSKAVGGGLPLSVVVYDESLDVWDPGAHAGTFRGNQLGMAAGTATIEYVLEHDLEEHAAAMGDRLQDHLEETAATFEAVGDVRGRGLLLGMELVDPDGEPDSLGRFPADGDLASAVQSAAFDRGLIVETGGRDGSVVRFLPPLTISPSRIDDVGDIIHESVRAATADDRARTEAPA; encoded by the coding sequence GTGACTGACGGCAGATCGTCGGCCGAGCACCTTCTCGCACAGCAGGCGCGTCGCGAGTCGAACGCACGAACTTATCCTCGCTCGCTGCCGCTCGCGATCGAGCGCGCCGAGGGCACGATCCTCGAGGATGTCGACGGCAACGAGTACGTCGACTGTCTGGCGGGTGCGGGGACGCTCGCGCTCGGTCACAACCACCCCGCGGTCGTCGAGCGAATGGAGGAGTTGCTCGAGCGCGGGCAAGCGATTCACACGCTCGATCTGACGAGTCCGGTCAAGGAGCGGTTCGTCGACCGATTGCTCGAAAGCCTCCCCGAGGAGTTCGCTGAGAACGCGACGGTCCAGTTCTGTAGCCCCGCTGGCACGGACGCCGTCGAGGCCGCGCTGAAACTCGTCAAGACAGCCACTGGAAACCGATCGATGCTGGCCTTCCAGGGCGGGTATCACGGGATGACCAACGGCGCGCTCAGCCTGATGGGCGATACGGCGGCGAAGGAACCGATTCCGGGGCTGATGCCGGACGTTCATCACCTCCCCTTCCCCTACGAGTTCCGCTGTCCGTTCGGTCTCGGCGGTACGGACTGCTGGCAGACGAGCGCCGAGTACGTTGAGCGCACCCTTTCGAACCCCGATAGCGGGATCGTCGACCCGGCGGGGATGATCCTCGAGCCGGTTCAAGGCGAGGGTGGCGCGGTCCCAGCGCCCGCCGAGTGGCTCCAGGAGATGCGCCGAGTCACTCGCGAACACGACGTCCCGTTGATCGTCGACGAGATCCAGACCGGCCTCGGGCGCACCGGCGAGCTGTACGGGATCGAGCACGCCGATATCGTCCCGGACGTGATGACGCTCTCGAAAGCCGTCGGCGGCGGACTCCCCCTGTCGGTCGTCGTCTACGACGAGTCGCTCGACGTCTGGGACCCCGGCGCACACGCCGGTACGTTCCGTGGCAACCAACTGGGGATGGCCGCCGGGACGGCAACCATCGAGTACGTCCTCGAGCACGACCTCGAGGAGCACGCCGCGGCGATGGGCGACCGGCTGCAGGACCACCTCGAGGAGACGGCCGCGACGTTCGAGGCGGTCGGCGACGTCCGCGGGCGTGGCCTGTTGCTCGGGATGGAACTCGTCGATCCTGACGGGGAGCCCGACTCGCTCGGCCGCTTCCCCGCGGACGGCGACCTCGCGTCGGCCGTCCAGTCGGCGGCGTTCGACCGCGGGCTGATCGTCGAGACCGGCGGCCGCGACGGCAGCGTCGTCCGGTTCCTCCCGCCACTGACGATTTCGCCGTCGCGGATCGACGACGTCGGCGACATCATCCACGAGAGCGTTCGTGCGGCGACCGCGGACGATCGAGCTCGGACGGAGGCTCCGGCATGA
- the radA gene encoding DNA repair and recombination protein RadA has product MPESDLEELPGVGPATADKLHDAGFDSYQSLAVAAPAELSNTADVGESTAADIVRAARGAADIGGFETGSTVLERRNEIGKLSWHNDEVDDLLGGGIETQSITEVYGEFGAGKSQVTHQMAVNVQLPQEVGGLHGSAIFVDSEDTFRPERIDDMVRGLPDEAINATLEDREIEGSADNEAAVDALVEDVLEKIHVAKAFNSNHQMLLAEKAKELAGEHEDSEYPVRLLCVDSLTAHFRAEYVGRGELADRQQKLNKHLHDLDKVGNLYNAAVIVTNQVASNPDSYFGDPTQPIGGNILGHKSTFRIYLRKSKGDKRIVRLVDAPNLADGEAVMRVQDAGLKPE; this is encoded by the coding sequence ATGCCCGAATCAGATCTCGAGGAACTCCCTGGTGTCGGACCGGCGACCGCAGACAAACTTCACGATGCAGGCTTTGACTCCTATCAGAGTCTCGCCGTCGCCGCGCCGGCGGAGCTGTCGAACACGGCCGACGTCGGCGAGTCCACAGCCGCGGACATCGTTCGCGCTGCCCGTGGTGCCGCCGACATCGGTGGCTTCGAGACCGGCTCGACGGTACTCGAGCGACGAAACGAGATCGGCAAGCTGAGCTGGCACAACGACGAAGTCGACGACCTGCTCGGTGGCGGAATCGAAACGCAGTCGATCACCGAGGTCTACGGTGAGTTCGGTGCCGGTAAGTCCCAGGTCACCCACCAGATGGCTGTTAACGTCCAACTCCCACAGGAGGTCGGCGGCCTCCACGGCAGCGCCATCTTCGTGGACAGCGAGGACACCTTCCGGCCCGAGCGAATCGACGACATGGTCCGCGGGCTGCCGGACGAAGCAATCAACGCGACGCTCGAGGACCGCGAAATCGAGGGCTCGGCCGACAACGAGGCGGCGGTCGACGCACTCGTCGAGGACGTCCTCGAGAAGATTCACGTCGCGAAGGCGTTCAACTCCAACCACCAGATGTTGCTCGCCGAGAAGGCGAAGGAACTCGCGGGCGAACACGAGGACTCGGAGTATCCCGTTCGACTGCTCTGTGTCGACTCGCTGACCGCCCACTTCCGTGCGGAGTACGTCGGCCGTGGCGAACTCGCGGACCGACAGCAGAAGCTCAACAAGCACCTCCACGACCTCGATAAGGTCGGCAACCTCTACAACGCCGCCGTCATCGTCACCAACCAGGTCGCCTCGAACCCCGACTCCTACTTCGGCGACCCGACGCAGCCGATCGGTGGCAACATTCTGGGTCACAAGTCGACGTTCCGGATTTACCTCCGCAAGTCCAAGGGCGACAAGCGAATCGTCCGACTGGTCGACGCGCCGAACCTGGCCGACGGCGAGGCCGTCATGCGCGTCCAGGACGCAGGCCTAAAGCCGGAATAG
- a CDS encoding PQQ-binding-like beta-propeller repeat protein has product MTEWNQFKGDPHNSGLRRDLEGPVRISEAWTADLVGPPGSPVLDRDTVYVGTARGNCYALERETGRRRWLFETTAATDATPVVTREYLYLGTGEGTVSALDPATGEERWQAELPGSLEGALALSDGRLYAGHADGLSALEAETGTEIWTHETESTVVGAPAITDGREGEQRRSALDEDRGDEPLESGALSLLDAERVQEPDRQWGATEERLFVGTTAGTVLALEAETGEEVWTAPANGAIAAGPTVADGRVYVGDDGGTMLALDAGTGQTWFTYEIGDGFTTSATVLAAAETTFIGADDGYLHVTDTTVGRRKLRGWLFSQKGVELDGPIRSCPVVAGDVLCVGDATGSLYGVTVDDPEPLWRFAADDAISGTPAIAAERLYVGSDDEHLYCLEWDADEQLH; this is encoded by the coding sequence GTGACTGAGTGGAACCAGTTCAAAGGCGATCCGCACAATTCGGGACTCCGGCGCGATCTCGAGGGCCCGGTCCGTATTAGCGAGGCGTGGACAGCCGACCTCGTCGGCCCGCCGGGGTCGCCGGTGCTCGACCGCGACACCGTCTACGTCGGCACGGCTCGGGGGAACTGCTACGCGCTCGAGCGGGAGACGGGTCGCCGGCGGTGGTTGTTCGAGACGACGGCGGCAACCGATGCGACGCCGGTTGTCACCCGCGAGTACCTGTATCTGGGCACGGGCGAGGGAACCGTCTCCGCCCTCGACCCTGCCACCGGCGAGGAACGATGGCAGGCCGAACTGCCGGGCTCGCTCGAGGGCGCGCTCGCGCTCTCGGACGGCCGACTCTACGCCGGCCACGCAGATGGACTCTCCGCGCTCGAGGCCGAAACGGGGACGGAAATCTGGACCCACGAGACCGAATCGACCGTGGTCGGCGCTCCGGCGATCACCGACGGGCGGGAGGGAGAGCAGCGCCGATCCGCGCTGGACGAGGACCGGGGCGACGAGCCCCTCGAGTCGGGAGCGCTGTCGCTGCTCGACGCGGAGCGAGTGCAGGAGCCGGATCGACAGTGGGGAGCGACCGAGGAACGGCTGTTCGTCGGGACCACGGCCGGGACGGTGCTGGCGCTCGAGGCCGAGACGGGCGAGGAGGTCTGGACCGCACCGGCTAACGGAGCGATTGCGGCGGGGCCGACGGTCGCCGACGGGCGGGTCTACGTCGGCGACGACGGGGGAACGATGCTCGCGCTGGACGCAGGGACCGGCCAGACGTGGTTCACCTATGAAATCGGCGACGGCTTTACCACGTCCGCGACCGTGCTCGCGGCCGCCGAGACGACATTTATCGGTGCCGATGACGGCTATCTGCACGTCACCGACACGACCGTCGGCCGGCGCAAACTGCGCGGCTGGCTGTTCTCGCAGAAGGGGGTCGAACTCGATGGCCCGATCCGTTCCTGCCCCGTCGTCGCCGGTGACGTGCTCTGCGTCGGCGACGCGACCGGCTCGCTCTACGGCGTCACCGTCGACGACCCCGAACCGCTGTGGCGATTCGCGGCTGACGACGCCATCAGCGGGACGCCCGCGATCGCGGCCGAACGGCTCTACGTCGGCAGCGACGACGAGCACCTCTACTGCCTCGAGTGGGACGCCGACGAGCAACTGCACTGA